The genome window GGATTCCCATCGCCTGAAGCAAGTTCTATCCAACCTCGTGAACAATGCCATCAAGTTTACGGATCAAGGTTCCATAGAAATCGGGGTCGAGCTGGAAATGGCTGCGGACGAGCTCGTGGCGAATCTTTGGGTTCGGGATACGGGGATCGGGATACCTGAAGATGTTCAGCGAAAGCTCTTCAAGGCGTTTTCGCAGGCGGACGAGTCGACCTCGCGGAAGTTCGGCGGGACCGGACTAGGATTGGTGATCAGTCAACGCCTGGTGGAATTGATGAACGGCGCGATCGGCCTTTCGAGCGAAGTTGGAGTAGGATCCAAATTTTGGATACGGATGCCCTTCGCTCGTTCGGAAGGGCCTCGGTTTCAGTTGGGAAAGGCGCAGCGCGAGAAGTTGGAGCAGCGGCGTATCCTGATCGTATCGGATCGGCCGGACCTTGCTTACTCCCTGCAGTATGCGTTGCGGGAAGCGTCGATCGAAGCGGACGTGGCGGCGGATTTCGAGGACAGCAAGCTCTTGTTGGAGGAGGCAAAGTTCGATGGTCGTTCGTTTACGGACGTGGTGTTTGACGAGGCGCTGGGTTTGGGGCCGTGGAAGGCGTGTTTGGGGCAGATCAAGATCAGAAGTCTCATGTTGGCGGATCCCTCGCTTCGCCGAACCAGCTTGGACGTGCCGGTGGCTGGAGTGCACCTACTGCCATCTCCTGCTTCGGCTCGCCGTATCATTCATTCCATCCTGAACGAGGAGAACGTGCAGCGAAAGCGTCGTCGCGAAGGGGACGCCCTTCCGCAGTTTCCCGAGGCGAAGATTTTGGTGGTCGACGACAACGATGCGAATCGCTTGGTCGCTGAGGAGCTCTTCAAGCGGCATGGCATCCATCCGCACCTGGCGTCCAGCGGCTGGGAAGCGCTGGAGGAGACGTGCCGGACGAAGTTCGACATCATCTTCATGGACTGCATGATGCCGGAGCTCGATGGATTCGAAACGACGGGGATCATCCGCAGCGGCAGGAATGGCACGCTCTGCCGGGATTCCCAGATCGTGGCGTTGACCGCGAATGCGATGTCGGGCGACCGCGATAAGTGTTTGAAGGCAGGCATGGACGATTACTTGGCCAAGCCTATTCGACCAAAGGTGCTGACGGAAAAGCTACAGCAGGTTTTCGGAGACGGGGAGCAGCGGGCGGTCGAGGCCGATCCGATTGAATTTTCAAGGGAAGAAAAGAACTCCGAGGCTCTAGAACATGCCGGGCCCGGGCTTGAAACGCCTGATGTCTCATTGCCAAGTGCCGAGTCCGAACTCTTCGACCTGGAGGAGCTTTTGGGTATGTTTGGCGATGACAGGGTTTTGATCGGAAGCTTGGTCGACGAATATTTGAGTGGCTTGGACGATACTTTCCAGGCCTTGCGCATGGCTATCGAGGAAACGGCGGACATCGATAAGGCGCGCTTGCATTCGCATAGCATGAAGGGGAGCTCCCGCAGTTTTGGGGCAAATCGCTTGGGCGACGTGGCCGATGACGTGGAGATGGCGTGCGTGAGCGGGGTTTGGAGCCAAGTTGAGTTGGCGTGGCGCAAGATCCCCCTCACGATAAAGGAAACGAAGACGGAGGCGCAGCGCCTGAAACGCGAGGTGCTCGGCTTGGAGAGCTGAACGTGCCAAGGAGAAAGGCGGGCACGAAAAGGCCCGCAGCTTTGGCGAGCGACGGGCACTTGGGTGGCGGAAACTGGGAGGAACTTGCATCCCCCGCTGCTTCTCTGGAAACGCTTACTTCTGGCGGCGCTTCGCGTTGCGGTAGGCTGCGAGCGCAACGCCCGAAACCAGGAGGGCGGCGACGCCCGTGAACACGGTTTGCCAGTTTATTTCCCAGCCTGAGTGGGTGTGAGGTATGGCAGTGCTGTGGGCAGCTGCGGAGGCTGCGATGGCGAGAGAGGCGAGGGTCGTGGTCGTCTTTTTCATTTGAGTCAGGAGTCTTAGGATAATCTCAGGAGCGGGCAATCGTTCGTTTCAGCTCTTGGATGGAAAGCTTGTGTTTTTGGGAGAGTTCTTTGAGCGACTCGTATTCGAGCTTCGTCTTTTTTTTTCCGGAAGGCGTTTCAGATTCTTTAGCTAGAAGCGTACCGTAGTCGGTTTCGATAGCAATCTTTCTTCGTTTAAGGACTCGTCTCTCGGTCAGATGGTAGCGAAGGCCGATGCTGCTGGTATTCTCCAAGATGTAATCGGCCACGGCGTCTCTGCTTTCGCTAGGCGCCAAGGCGCTGAGCAGGAGGCCAGGCCGCCCCTTTTTCATCTGCACGGAGCAAAGGTGAAAGTCTAGAGCGCCGGCTTGCAGCAGGCCGTCCTGGAAGTCGGCGCCGAGGTACTCTCCCGAGAAGTCGTCGAGATTGGTTTCGATGACCCAGGTGCGCGTCGCCTCTTGAGCCGCTTGCTCGAGCAGCGAAACCCTCACGACGTTAGCAGCCTTGAAGTTCTTCTTGCCGGGGCCGTACGCGATTTGGCGGGCAGGTGTTGGCGGCGTTTCGAATCGTGGCTGGAGGTACTTGAGGATGGCGGCTCCGGTAGGCGTGCAGCGCTCGCCTTGCTCCTCGCCCTTGTAGCTCGGCAGGCCTCTCAGAATATCGGCGGTCGCGGGAGCGGGAACGGGCAGCAAGCCATGTTGGGTGTGTACGGAACCGAAGCCGAGGCAGATGGGGTCGCTGTAGCACTGGCTGATGTCGAGTCGGTCCAGCAGCAGGGCGCAGCCTACGATGTCCAGGATGGAGTCGACTCCGCTGACCTCGTGGAAGTGGATTTTCTCGATGGGGATGTCGTGTATCCGGGATTCTGATTCGCCGATGATCTGAAAAATGTCTTTGGCGATGTCTTTGGCTCGCTGCGGAATGTGAGCCGCTTCGATAAGTTGAACGATGTCGCTTAGATGGCGGTGAGGACCGTGATGGTGGTGGTGATGCTCGTCCCCGTGGTGGTGAGAGTGGCTTTCGGTGGGGGCAGCTCCTGTATCCACAATGTTGATATGCTTGCAGACGATGCCGTTTTTGTTGAGGGACTGGACCTCTACCTTGGCGTCGGGCAAATGCAGTTTGGAGGGAAGCGCTTGGATTTCCTCGAAGGCGTCGGCAAGGCTGCATAGGGCGCTGAGCAGCATGTCTCCGGCTACGCCGGAAAAAGGTTCGATGTAGAGGGTATTTGCCATGGGAGCTTATGCCGTACGTTGCAGGATGCGGTAGGCGGCCATGGCGGCCCCGTAGCCATTGTCGATATTGACTACGGTGATACCGTTGGCGCAGCTGGAAAGCATGGTGTTGAGGGCGACGGCTCCGTTCTCGGAAACGCCGTAGCCGACGGAGGCGGGCACGGCGATAATGGGTTGGGGAAGCAGTCCGCCCACCGCGGTAGGCAGGGCTCCTTCGAAGCCGGCCACCACGATGAGGACCTTGTATTTCTTGAGTTCGTCGACCTTGGAAAGGAGCCGATGGATCCCGGCGATGCCGATGTCGTTGTAACGGGCGGCGTGGCAGCCGAGAAACTGCAGGGTGTAGAAGGCCTCGTTGACTACGAAGGCGTCGGAGGTTCCGGCGGAGAGCAGGGCGACCTCGTTGCTCGGGGAGTCCGGGGCATTCGGTTCCCGCAGGGCGAAGACCCCGGAGATATCGTCGTAGAGGCTGCCCTCGAATTGAGATTTGAGTGCTACGCCCTTGTCGGGCTGGACCTTGGTGGCCAATGCGTTGAGGCCTTTGCTTTGGTAGCTCTGTAGGATCTCGATGAGAACGGGTAGCGATTTGCTGGCTCCGTAGATGACCTCGGGGAAGCCGAGTCGTTCGGAGCGGTTGAAGTCGAGTTCGAAAGATTCGCTCATTTCGTGTCGTTGGGAAGGGCGCGATTCAATTTTCCGGAGACCAGGCCTTCCTGGTCGAGAGTCGTTTGGGGGAAGCCGATAGCGGCGAAGGTTTCCACGATTTTAGGCATGTGCGCCTTGAGGGGGGCAATGCTTTCGCTTGGGACTTCGATGCGGGCCTCGTTCTGGTAGTGGCGCACGCGGGCTTCTTCGAAGCCGTAGCGAGCGAGCACGCTTTCGGCGAGCTCGATTCGGTTGAGCTTCTCGCGGGTTACGGATTGGCCGTAGGGGATGCGGGAGCTCAGGCAGGGGCTAGCCGGCTTGTTCCAGTTGGGGAGCTGCAAGCTTTTCGCGAGGGCCCGAACGGCGGCCTTGTCCATTCCGCAGTCGGCGAGGGGGGATCGTACCGCGGCTTGGGAGGCGGCCTGCAGCCCGGGGCGATAGTCGCCGAGATCGTCGCAGTTGGTTCCGTTGGTGGCGACGAAGCCCGGGTATTTTTGCAGGAGGGCGGAGAGGTCGTGGTACAGATGGCTCTTGCAGGCGTAGCAGCGGTTGAAGGGATTGGAGTAGTAGGCTTCGTCGTCGATCTCTTGGGTGTGGATGATATCGAGCTGGATGTCGTAGCGTCGACAGAAGTCCTTGGCCTCCTGCAGGTCCCGCCGCTTGAGGCTTGGAGAGTCTGAGATGCAGCCGATGGCCCTCTCCTTGCCGAGGTTTTGGCGGGCGAGGTAGAGCACCAAGGCGGAGTCGACGCCGCCCGAGAAGGCGGTTACGCTGCCGGGGATTTTGAGAAACCAGTCGCGCGCTGCGCGGAGCAGTTTCTCGGTGTCGATTTCGGGGGCCATATCCTTCATACTCGGAAAGGGGGCATTTGACTGCGTGAGGAGAGCAATTGCGAGAAGAGTCTTTGCGGCGTTCGCGCGGGATGGCCCGAGGCAAGCGTCTTTTTTGCGGTGGGGTAGTCTTGAATTATCGCCCTGCGGGTTTTGCGAAATGTGAAAAAATGTGTGTGTTCAGTATTACAAACTTGGGTTCTGTTTGGATCCGCGGTTTGCTGGAGAAGTTGGGAGATGTCCGCTCTCGTTATGGTTGAAGCAGAAGACGAAAGGGAGGGGAGCGAGGCTCGGACTTTGGGTCCGAAGGGTTCGCTCCGGAGAATTCTTGTTGTTCAGGAAAGCGAGGTTGATCGCGTTTTTTTGGAACGCCTCTTCGACGCCCGCGGTTTGCGGAAGCGCTTCAGCTTGACCTTCGCGCCGGATCACGAGGTTGCCTTGGATCTTCTGGAGAGGAAGGGTTACGAGGTGCTTTTGCTGGACCTAGGCCTCTCGGCGGAGGTGGACATGGATTGGCTGGACGCCTTGCAGGCGAGGACCAATTGCCCCCTGCTAATCCTCAGCGCCTTGGACAACGAGGAGATTGCGGTGCAGGTGATGCAAAGGGGAGTGCAGGACTACCTCAGCAAGAACGAGTTGACCGCGATCGCCCTGGAGCGAACCATCAACCACTCGATCGAGCGGTATCGTTTGATGGCGGAGCTGTCGCAAGCCAAGCGAAAGGCGGAAGCTGCCTCCCAGGCTAAGAGCGATTTTCTGGCTGTCATGAGCCACGAGTTTCGCACCCCGATGAACGGAATCATTGGTGGGATAAATCTCCTGACGACGCTTTGCGAGAAGCAGCAGGCGCAGGAGTTGTTGAACATGATGCGGGAGTGCGCGGAGAGCCAACTGACTTTGATCGGCGACGTCTTGGACATCAGCAAGATCGAGGCGGGCGGGTTGGAGTTGTCCTACGAGCCGTTCAGCCCGCGCGATCTCATCTCTAGCGTGCTGAGCGCCGTGTCCTATGCTGCTCGAGAGAAGGGGATCAAGTTGGCGGTGGATATCGACTCGGGAATGCCGCGGGAGTTGATTTCGGATGCGCGTCGCTTGCGACAGGTCTTGATTAACTTGGCCGGCAATGCGGTGAAGTTCACGGTTGAGGGCGAGGTGAGGATCCATGCTCGCAAGCTGGAAGGGGAGCTCGTCGAGTTTCGCGTGACGGACACGGGGATTGGGATCGAATCGTCGGATATCGACTCGATTTTCGACACCTTCACGCAGGTCGATTCCTCCTACAGCCGCCGCTACGCGGGAGCTGGGCTTGGCCTGGCCATTTGCAAGCGCCTCGTGCGGATGTTGGGCGGTACCATTCGGGTCGAGAGCGAGGTGGGGCGTGGATCGGATTTCCATTTCACCGTGACTTGCAGGGAGCGCGACGATGCGGAGGACCAGAGGCGGGACTTGGAGAGCGATGCGTCGATCCGGTTCGCGGAGGCATATCCCTTGGCGGTGCTGGTCGTCGAAGACAGTCAGCTGGTGCGCAGCTTTCTCATGGCGACTTTAGGAAAGCTGGGCTACGATCCGCATGAAGCGGAATCTGGCAAAGAGGCGCTGCAGCTTGCGGAGAAGAACCATTACGATGCGATATTCATGGACATTCGCATGCCGGACCTGGACGGGTTCGAGACTGCCACGATGCTCTTCGAAATGCAGAAAAACCGGGACGGTTGCGTTCCTTATGTCGCAGCGATTTCCGCTACCGTAAATGACGAGATCAGCCTGGAGTGCGATGCCCGCGGGATTGACCGACTTCTCTTCAAGCCCATTGAAATCGAGGAGATCCGCGGGACCTTGCGCCAAGCTGCTCGCTCCCGGCCAAAGCCGCCTCGCGACGATTTGCTCTGAAGCGGCAAGGAACCTTGTTCTAGGCAGTCCTCAAGTCTGCTCCTGGCTCTTCAGCCAATTCCAAAGCCCCTCGAGGTCGGGGTCATCCACGCTCTCCTGTTCGAAGTCTCGGTCGAGCTTGATTGCGGAATCGAGGTGGTCCGAGGCGTCTTGGTATTGTCCGAGCAGGGAGCAGTAGCAGGCTAGGTTGAACCATAGCACGGGTTCTTGCGGGTGAAGAACGAGGGCTCTCAAGGCGATGTTCTTGGCCTCTTCGTTACGTTCCATCTCCCGCAGGGCGTAAGCCCAATTGATCCATGCATGACGGGAGCTGGGCGTTTGCTCGGCCAGCTGCTTGGATACGGCTTCCATGAGTTCCCAATTCCTTGCTTCGAGGTACAGGCGGGAACGAACGAGCAGGACGTCGTCCATCAATCGCTCGGATGGTTCGATCGCGTCGAGCTCCTCGCTTGCTTCCTTTAACATGCCTAGCTCGATGTATCCGTTCGCGTAGGACACACGTGTAGAAGTGGGGATCATGCTCAGGGACGTTTGCCGATTTCCTCTTTAAGGGTGACGAAGTGTTGAGTGGTTTCTTTCAGGGCAAAGAGCAAACCTGCGGAAAGGGCGATCAAGCTGAGCAGGAAGGTGGCGACCACCGCGCTTGCCAGTGGCAGGTTAGCCACGGTAGCGAATGCGAGGAGGATGGCGGAAAGGAGGGAGAGACACATAGACCCGTACAGCGTAGCCACTGCATTGCGGAGCAAAAGGGAGCGACGGGTGAGGTTGCTGATCTGCTTTTCGAGCGAGCTCGCGTAGTCGATATTGTCCCTGCTGCCGTCGGACAGGAGCGAACGGATCCCTTGCACGATGCGACTGAACCGGGTTTGCAGCGCCCATGCGAGCGTGGCTGCGGAGGTCATCATGAGAAAGGGAGCGAGGATCGCCTGGTAGTTCTCGAGGGTGAGCTGGGTCAGGTCACTCATCTGAAATTTCGAGCTGAACGATTCGGTAGGAAAGGATGGCCTCTCGCGTCGCATAGCCAAGCCCGATGAAGAGGAAGCTGAGCGAGAGTCCGAAGAGGACAAAGACTAAGACAGAGGAGGCGAGGGCACTGAGGACGCCGATCCCGAGAGCGATTGAGGAGAAGACGAGAAATACGACCGTCGTGTAGAAACAGAAGATGGCGTTCCGCACCAGCCGCGCTCGTTGCATAAGCGAATCGATTTGCTTGTTCACGCGGTTGAGGCTGGCGTCGAGCGGTTCCAGGCCTCGACGTTCGCTATTCAGCTGGCGGATGACGGTAACTAAAGTGCTGTACTTGGATTGCAGCCCTGCCAGCAGCAGTCCGACTCCCGTGACCAAGACGGCTGGGGCCAGAGAAGCGTTGATAAAGTTGATCGCGTCCTGTAGTTGCATGGTGGTGACGGAGCGGGGTGTAGCCCACGCGGCAGTTAGGGGCGATTAACGCAAAAATTGTCGCGTTTGTCGACTTTTCACTCGCTAGCGAGGATCGATGCTCGGCAAGCCGTCGATGCTTTGCAGGTTCTTCTCCTGCTGATAGGCGATGATTCCGTCTTCTCCCTTTTTCGAAGCCCACTTGTCTAAGACCTCGCGGTCGCCTTGGTATTCGTAGAGTGGTACCGAGTAACCGCAGGAATCCGCGACGCGCTTAACGTCGAGGTGTATGATGGCCCGGGCTCCGGTGTTTTGGGGAAAGTGGGTGGCGAGACGCTCGTATTCGTCGCTTCCTTTGAGGTGGGCGGTTCCGGTTCCGTGCAGGCGAAAAATTTGCGGAGCTCCTTCGAAGGCGCAGAACATGATCACCATACGCCCGTTCTCTCGGAGATGGGCGATGGTCTCGGCGCCACTCCCGGTGTAGTCCAAGTAGGCGACTTCGAGAGGTCCGAGAACGCGGAAGCTGTCTCCACCTTTTGGTGACAGGTTTACATGGCCGTCGCTGGCGAGAGGAGCGGTTCCGACGAAGAACATCTTTTGCTTTTCGATCCAAGCCATGTGCTTGGCTGACATCTCGGGGTGAACTTTCATGGCGTGGCAGAGTTGTGGAGGGGAGGACTGGGTGTGAATCTTCGCACGATTTTGGGAGCGGAGCGACTGCGCGATGCGGCTCGCTCCTCGCTATTTTTCGATGGTGACCTCGCCTGCTCGAGCCAGGAAGCGGGACCCATCCTCTTTTTCGATAATGAGGGCGCCGCTGTTGTCGATGCCGCTGGCGACTCCGGAGATTCGGCTATCACCTTGAATGAGGCGGATGCTTTTTCCGGCAAGGGTGTCGTAGCGAGGCCAGCGTTCTTTTAGCGCCGCTCGATGGCTGCCGTCAGCGAGTTGCTTGTATGCGATAGCGATGCGTCCGGTAATTGCGGATACAAGTTTGTTGATATCGAAGCTTTGCCCGGAGCTTTGCCTCAGGGAGGTTGCGATTTGCTTGAGCTCCTCCGGCCAATCCGAGCCGTCGCTGTTTACGTTGAGTCCGAGACCGAGCACGGCGCTGAGGACCTGATCTGCTTCCATGCGAGCTTCAGTCAGGATACCGGCGACTTTCTTTCCCTCGATGTGCAGGTCGTTGGGCCACTTGACTTGACAGTTTACGCGGCAGATGGAGTTGATGCATTCGCAAATGTTGATGCCCATCCAGAGGGTGAAGAGCGACATTTGGGTGGGCGAGATTTGAGGTCGGAATCCGAAGCTTGCGTAGAGGTTTCCGTTTTGGGGACTGTGCCAGGCGCGTCCCAGACGTCCGCGTCCAATTGTTTGTAGTCGTGAGATGACTACGAATGGCGTGTTCTCGCCATTGGCGATAAGGCGTTCCGCTTCGGAGTTGGTGCTATCGACCTCGTCGAGCACGATTGCTTTGAATTTGTCGGCGGCGTGTTGAAGGCGGGCTTGGATAAGTGGTTGGTTGAGCTCTTCGGGAACTTTGGTGAGCCGATACCCCTTGCTGCGGACCGCTTCGAAGTCGAAGCCCTGCGCTTTCAGCTTTTCCATGTATGACCAAACGGATACGCGGGAAACTCCGATGAGTTCGGCCAGCTCGCTGCCTGATACGAAGTCGCCGTCGGCGGCGAGAAATTCGCGAATGATGAGGACGTTGCTGTCTGACATGGAAAGGGAAGGTGAGGGGAGGCTGTGGTCTAGGAGTCGAGTCCTATGTCGATCCAGGTGGACTGGTGCACGGTGGCTCCGGTGGAGATGAAGTCGAGCCCGAGTTTCGCCAATTCGGGCAGGGATTCTATGGTGATGCCGCCGCTCGCTTCGGTGACAGCCCGGTCGCCGATGAGCGTTACCGCCTGTTTGAGTTGATCGACCGAGAAGTTGTCTAGAAGGATTATATCGACGCGGGCGGCGAGGGCGTGCTCGATCTGCTCTAGGGTGTCCACTTCCATCTCCACGAGAATCTGGGGATGGCGCCTGCGGGATTCCGCGACGGCGTCGATTGCGGATTGGCGAGGGTTTTCTCCGAAAGCAGCCAGATGGTTGTCCTTCAGCATGACTCGGTCGAAGAGGCCGATGCGATGGTTCCAGCCGCCACCGCAAGCGACGGCGTATTTTTCGAGCGTTCGGTAGCCGGGGGTGGTTTTGCGGGTGTCGAGCAGCCGGGTGGAGCTGTTTCCGAGGGCGTCCACGTAGCGTTGCGTGAGGGTGGCGACGCCGGAGAGCTTTTGCAGGAAATTAAGCAAGGGACGCTCGGCGCTGAGCAAGCTTCGCGCTGGACCGCTCACTGTTCCGATGGCATCGCCTCGAGCGAGAGTGTCGCCGTCCGCCGCTGCCGCTGCGAAGGCGAGCTTGGGATCGTAGGCGGCGAGGACATGCGGAGCCAGCTCGACGCCGCAAAGGGTGATGGGGCTGCGGGCGCGGAGGGTGGTTTTCACCGTTTGGTCAGCGTCGAGCAAGGCGGAGGAATGGTCGCCCGGAGTGTCGGTGCCGCGGCTGAGCCCGCCGCCGGCTAGGTCCTCAGATTTCGCGAGCTGGATAAGCGTTTGGAGAGGAGCGAGGTCGAGGTCGGCCCAGGTGAGGCGCTGGCAGCAACGTTCGGGTTTTTTCATTGGTGCGGCGAATAGTGGCGGCGATTGTGAAAGAGTGAAGGGCGAAAAAGTGAAAAGTGCGGGGACTGGCGAAGCGTTTGGCGCTTGAGAGGCGAGGAGCGGCTTGCTTGCATCGGAGGATGGATTTGCAGGATTTTGTGAGGTCGCTGGAGCAGGAAAATCCCCCTCAAGAAGTGGATGGGGCTCTCTTGGCTTTGTGGTGGGACGCGAAGGGGGACTGGAGCCGGGCCCACGAAATCGCCCAGGATGCTGCCAGTCGCGAGGGCGATTGGGTGCATGCCTACCTCCACCGCAAGGAAGGGGACGAAGGTAACGCGGGCTACTGGTACAGCCGGGCCCGTCAGCCTGTTTTCCACGGGGCGTTGCAAGAGGAATGGCGTAAAATCGTTTCCGCTCTCCTGGAAGTGTGAGGCGTTTCAACTAGGCACCTAGGTGCGATCTTTCCGAGATATCGGGGGCCTTGTTTGATTCCGCTCGGGTTTTGCGCAAGCTTGCCTGTCGTCTTCGATTCATGAAAGATTCCTCTCGCCATGAATTGAAGCTCTTTGCGGCCGAATCGCTCCTTTCTCGACTGATGGACGATGAGGAGTTGATGAGGAAGGTTTTGCAGGCTTGCCTGCAAGACCTCAGCCGAAATTTTGAATTGCTCAAATCGAGTGTCGAAGCGGGGGACGAGTCGACTGCGGGCAAGGTGGCCCATACATTGAAGGGGTCGGCCAAGAACGCAGACCTGCGGGCTCTGGCAGCGATTGCCCTAGAGATAGAGGAGGGTTTGAAAGCGGGGGATAGGGTCGGAGTCGAAAGGCGTCTAGAGGATTTGTCCACTGTCGTGAGGGATTCTATCCGTGAAGTGGAGAGGTACCTTACCGGGATCTAGATAGAGGATCGTTTCGCCGCGCTAGGTTTGGGAACTCGGTCGCTGGAGTTGCATTACCTAGCTTTGTAAAAACGAGGTAAGCGAATCGCCCCGCTTTACGCTTACTTTACGGGAAGAAGCGGCATTGCCGCATGCGATTTTAAAAGGAGCGTTAATGGGGCGAGAGGGTGAAGTTTGTGGCGCTTACCTGCTTCGTAGGAAGATTCTCGCGCCGTTCTCTAGGGTGGTGGAGCTACTTGCCAGTACACTTTGGTCCGAGCTTTGCCGCAGCGAACGGGCCAATGTGATTGGCCTGAATTACTTAACCACTGATTGCACCATGAACGCCACTAAAGAACATACCTCAGACAAGTCAGCCTCTGCTCCTTTGAACGTCTTGATTGTAGACGACAGCATACACGACTACCGCTCCCTTTCAGTCATGATCGGGGCGAATTCAGACAATAGATACGAGTTCGATTGGGCGCGAAATTCGGAGGAAGCGGAGTCCAAGCTCGAAGTAGGCGCTTACGAGATTGTCGCGGTAGACTATAATCTCGGCTTAGAGGAAGGCTCGGAAGTGATTCAGAAGCTTTCTGCCAACTACCCGGCGTCCTCCTACATCATGGTTACGGGGAACCAAGACCCGGACGTCTACAAGCGCGGGATACGCGCTGGAGCGGTGAACTTCGTTCAGAAGAACAAGGAATGTGGAATGATTTTCGACCGAATGGCCCAGTATGCGGTTGAGAGAAAACGATCGGAGAGCTCCTTGAAGATGGCGAACGCCTCGAAGGATTGGCTGATGTCGCTTTTGGAAACGGATCTCGCGACTCCCTTGTTCGCTTTGAACCAGATGCTTTCCACTACCTACAAGGAGGCCGAGAATATGCCCAAGGAGATGCTGATCGAGCTTTTGGATACAGCTTACCAAACTTCCTGCGAAGCCTTGATCGCGACCAAGGAGCTTCTGGATTGGGGGCGCAGCGTGCGTGGGGCGATGCGCCCGAATCTCGCCATGGTAGATGTATCGGGGTGCATTCATCGAGCGGTTCGCCTACTCACCTCCTTGGCCGACGAACGGGGGATCTACATCGCCCAGCGCGGAGTCTTCGACTTCAAGGCCTATTGCGACGAGCGAATGCTCTCGACTGTCCTTCGAAATCTACTCTCTGCAGCGCTGTCGTATTCTGACAACGACAAGACGGTCTGCATCGAATCGGTAGTGGTGGATGGGCACCTTTCGCTTGGGATCAACAGCGAGGGAAGCGGCATCGAAGCCCGCTCCTACGCGTCGCTTTTCGACTCCAAGGGAACCGACAGCGAGTCGTGCAGCCCGATCGAGCGTCAGTCTATTTGTTCGATCCAGGTGGCGAGCCACATGTTGGATTCGATGGGTTGTTCCTTGGAGATTCGCAACGATCCCAAGAAGGGAGTACGCTTCACCTTCAAGCTCCCGCTGAAATTCCCCATGGGAATCTAGAAGACCCCTTGAACAGGCCTGCCTAAAATCGTATTTGTCGCTCGAATCATCATGGAATTCCCAAGACCCATTCAAGTTCTGCTCGTGGAGGACAGCCGCGACCATGCGGTTTTCTTCACGGCTGCCTTGGGCAAGGGCTTCAAGCACACGCATGAAGTGACGGTGGTGGAGTCACTATCCGAGGGTTTCGCTGAATTGTCGTCGGGCCATTACGATTTGATCGTGCTAGATCTTGGCCTGCCTGAGAGCCAGGGACTGGATACGCTGAAGACTTTCTTCCGAGCGATGGGTCCAGCGAATCCTGTCATCGTGCTGACGGCGAATTCCGATGAAGGAATTGGCGAGGAATCCTTGCGGCTGGGGGCGATTGACTTCCTTACCAAAGGGGAATTTGGGGCGGACCAATTGTCGCGGACGGTACGGTATGGGCTCGAGCGCTGGCGTCAGCGCCGCGAACTGGAAGAGGCCCAGAGAAATCTCAAAAGCTTTGCCCATGTCGCGGCTCACGACCTGAAGTCTCCGGTGAAGTCAATTGGCCTCTATGCAAGCTTGCTGAAGCAGAAAGCGGCTTCGCGGGATGCGGACGAGGAAGAAATCGAGTTTATCGAATATATCGAGTCCTTCACCGAGCAAGCCGAGAAGCTGGTCGATAGCCTGCTAAATTTCAGTGTCCTCGGAGAAAAATCTGTTGAGTTGGGTACGGTGGAAGTGTCAGCGATCGCTGGCCAAGCGGTGTCTAACCTCAGCGCATTGGTCGAGGAGGAGTCCGCCACGGTAGAAGTGGGGGAATTGCCGCTAGTCCAAGCGGACGAGGGGCTTTTGGTTCATGTGCTGCAAAACTTGATCTCG of Pelagicoccus enzymogenes contains these proteins:
- a CDS encoding DUF2721 domain-containing protein, whose protein sequence is MSDLTQLTLENYQAILAPFLMMTSAATLAWALQTRFSRIVQGIRSLLSDGSRDNIDYASSLEKQISNLTRRSLLLRNAVATLYGSMCLSLLSAILLAFATVANLPLASAVVATFLLSLIALSAGLLFALKETTQHFVTLKEEIGKRP
- a CDS encoding tetratricopeptide repeat protein, translating into MSYANGYIELGMLKEASEELDAIEPSERLMDDVLLVRSRLYLEARNWELMEAVSKQLAEQTPSSRHAWINWAYALREMERNEEAKNIALRALVLHPQEPVLWFNLACYCSLLGQYQDASDHLDSAIKLDRDFEQESVDDPDLEGLWNWLKSQEQT
- a CDS encoding hybrid sensor histidine kinase/response regulator; translation: MVEAEDEREGSEARTLGPKGSLRRILVVQESEVDRVFLERLFDARGLRKRFSLTFAPDHEVALDLLERKGYEVLLLDLGLSAEVDMDWLDALQARTNCPLLILSALDNEEIAVQVMQRGVQDYLSKNELTAIALERTINHSIERYRLMAELSQAKRKAEAASQAKSDFLAVMSHEFRTPMNGIIGGINLLTTLCEKQQAQELLNMMRECAESQLTLIGDVLDISKIEAGGLELSYEPFSPRDLISSVLSAVSYAAREKGIKLAVDIDSGMPRELISDARRLRQVLINLAGNAVKFTVEGEVRIHARKLEGELVEFRVTDTGIGIESSDIDSIFDTFTQVDSSYSRRYAGAGLGLAICKRLVRMLGGTIRVESEVGRGSDFHFTVTCRERDDAEDQRRDLESDASIRFAEAYPLAVLVVEDSQLVRSFLMATLGKLGYDPHEAESGKEALQLAEKNHYDAIFMDIRMPDLDGFETATMLFEMQKNRDGCVPYVAAISATVNDEISLECDARGIDRLLFKPIEIEEIRGTLRQAARSRPKPPRDDLL
- a CDS encoding pyridoxamine 5'-phosphate oxidase family protein encodes the protein MKVHPEMSAKHMAWIEKQKMFFVGTAPLASDGHVNLSPKGGDSFRVLGPLEVAYLDYTGSGAETIAHLRENGRMVIMFCAFEGAPQIFRLHGTGTAHLKGSDEYERLATHFPQNTGARAIIHLDVKRVADSCGYSVPLYEYQGDREVLDKWASKKGEDGIIAYQQEKNLQSIDGLPSIDPR
- the nadC gene encoding carboxylating nicotinate-nucleotide diphosphorylase translates to MKKPERCCQRLTWADLDLAPLQTLIQLAKSEDLAGGGLSRGTDTPGDHSSALLDADQTVKTTLRARSPITLCGVELAPHVLAAYDPKLAFAAAAADGDTLARGDAIGTVSGPARSLLSAERPLLNFLQKLSGVATLTQRYVDALGNSSTRLLDTRKTTPGYRTLEKYAVACGGGWNHRIGLFDRVMLKDNHLAAFGENPRQSAIDAVAESRRRHPQILVEMEVDTLEQIEHALAARVDIILLDNFSVDQLKQAVTLIGDRAVTEASGGITIESLPELAKLGLDFISTGATVHQSTWIDIGLDS
- a CDS encoding DUF2721 domain-containing protein; the protein is MQLQDAINFINASLAPAVLVTGVGLLLAGLQSKYSTLVTVIRQLNSERRGLEPLDASLNRVNKQIDSLMQRARLVRNAIFCFYTTVVFLVFSSIALGIGVLSALASSVLVFVLFGLSLSFLFIGLGYATREAILSYRIVQLEISDE
- a CDS encoding biotin--[acetyl-CoA-carboxylase] ligase, whose translation is MSDSNVLIIREFLAADGDFVSGSELAELIGVSRVSVWSYMEKLKAQGFDFEAVRSKGYRLTKVPEELNQPLIQARLQHAADKFKAIVLDEVDSTNSEAERLIANGENTPFVVISRLQTIGRGRLGRAWHSPQNGNLYASFGFRPQISPTQMSLFTLWMGINICECINSICRVNCQVKWPNDLHIEGKKVAGILTEARMEADQVLSAVLGLGLNVNSDGSDWPEELKQIATSLRQSSGQSFDINKLVSAITGRIAIAYKQLADGSHRAALKERWPRYDTLAGKSIRLIQGDSRISGVASGIDNSGALIIEKEDGSRFLARAGEVTIEK